One window of the Saccopteryx bilineata isolate mSacBil1 chromosome 2, mSacBil1_pri_phased_curated, whole genome shotgun sequence genome contains the following:
- the CELF3 gene encoding CUGBP Elav-like family member 3 isoform X4: MNRPIQVKPADSESRGEDRKLFVGMLGKQQTDEDVRKMFEPFGTIDECTVLRGPDGTSKGCAFVKFQTHAEAQAAINTLHSSRTLPGASSSLVVKFADTEKERGLRRMQQVATQLGMFSPIALQFGAYSAYTQALMQQQAALVAAHSAYLSPMATMAAVQMQHMAAINANGLIATPITPSSGTSTPPAIAATPVSAIPAALGVNGYSPVPTQPTGQPAPDALYPNGVHPYPAQSPAAPVDPLQQAYAGMQHYTAAYPAAYSLVAPAFPQPPALVAQQPPPPPQQQQQQQQQQQQREGPDGCNIFIYHLPQEFTDSEILQMFVPFGHVISAKVFVDRATNQSKCFGFVSFDNPASAQAAIQAMNGFQIGMKRLKVQLKRPKDANRPY, from the exons aTGAACAGGCCCATCCAGGTCAAGCCAGCCGACAGCGAGAGCCGAGGAG AAGACCGGAAGCTCTTTGTGGGGATGCTAGGGAAGCAGCAGACAGATGAAGACGTCCGGAAAATGTTCGAGCCTTTTGGGACCATAGATGAGTGCACTGTGCTGCGGGGGCCAGACGGCACCAGCAAAG GCTGCGCCTTCGTGAAGTTCCAAACCCATGCAGAGGCCCAGGCGGCCATCAACACCCTTCATAGCAGCCGGACCCTGCCG GGTGCCTCATCCAGCCTGGTGGTGAAGTTTGCTGACACAGAGAAGGAGCGAGGTCTCCGCCGAATGCAGCAGGTGGCCACCCAGCTGGGCATGTTCAGCCCTATTGCCCTCCAGTTCGGAGCCTACAGCGCCTACACCCAGGCC CTGATGCAACAGCAGGCGGCCCTGGTGGCGGCTCACAGTGCCTACCTCAGCCCCATGGCCACCATGGCTGCTGTGCAGATGCAACACATGGCCGCCATTAATGCCAATGGCCTCATCGCCACCCCCATCACCCCATCCTCAG GAACCAGCACCCCTCCTGCCATCGCTGCCACGCCTGTCTCGGCAATCCCTGCTGCCCTGGGCGTCAACGGCTACAGCCCGGTGCCCACCCAGCCCACCGGGCAGCCTGCCCCTGATGCTCTGTATCCCAACGGGGTTCACCCCTACCCAG cccagagccccgCGGCCCCGGTGGACCCCCTACAGCAGGCCTACGCAGGGATGCAGCACTATACGG CAGCCTACCCGGCAGCCTACAGCCTGGTTGCACCTGCATTCCCGCAGCCTCCTGCCCTGGTTGCCCAGCAGCCCCCGCCTCcgccccagcagcagcagcagcagcagcaacagcagcagcaacggGAAG GCCCTGATGGTTGCAACATTTTCATCTACCACTTGCCCCAGGAGTTTACTGACTCAGAGATCCTCCAGATGTTCGTCCCCTTTGGCCATGTCATCTCTGCCAAAGTCTTTGTTGACCGAGCCACCAATCAGAGCAAGTGTTTTG GCTTTGTGAGTTTTGACAATCCAGCCAGCGCCCAGGCTGCCATCCAGGCCATGAACGGTTTCCAGATTGGCATGAAGCGCCTCAAAGTCCAGCTAAAGCGGCCTAAGGATGCCAACCGGCCCTACTGA